CCGCTTGGCCTTCCAATCCAGTTCCAACAATGCACTTCTCGGACTGAGAAAGAGGGACTGCTTGGCGTTGCATGTTAGAACTCATTAAAGCCCGATTCGCATCATTATGCTCGATAAAAGGAATGAGGGAAGCTCCAATAGAAAAATATTGGAAGGAAAAAAATACTTCGAAGATGAACCTGTTCCCATGCAATAGTCAGGAATTCTTGACGATATCGAGCTGGAACAACCTGTTCTTCCTGAATACCCTGATTCAAGGCCAAAGAATTTCCTGCCGCTACCATATAGTATTCATCTCTGCCCGGTGATAAATAAAGCATCCGCACCCCTTTTGATCTctcataaattttataaaacggACTTTCTAGAGACCCCCAACGACCAATCCTGGCATGAATTGCTAAGGATCCAATAAGTCCAACATTTATTCCTTCAGATGTGTCAATTGGGAAAATACGCCCATAGTGACTAGGATGAATATCTTGTATTGGAAAAGTAGCAGTTCGCGCAGTCAATCCCCCTTGGGCCCAAATAACTCAATTTTCTCCCATGAACTATTTGTGTCAATGGATTAGTTCGATCCAAAACTTGAGATAATGGGTGTAAACGGAAAAAAAACTTTATAAGTATCTGTTAATGGGGTTGAATTTACCAAGTTCTGAGGAGTTGGTGTCCAGTTATGCTTAAGTGCTGCATATATGTTTCCTCGAGCCATATTTTCTAAACGAACCAAGGCCAATCCAAATTGCTCTTGTAAAAGATCTGCTACAGAACGAATACGTTTATTTTGCAAATGATTCATATCGTCAAGTGTACccattccaaatttgattcgaaTCAAACGATCCACGGCTGCCAATATATCTCGCGGTAACAAAAATGTATTGTTCTGGGGTATATCAAGGTTCAGTCTCCGATTCATATTTCGTCGACCAATCCCTCCCAATTCACATCTTTGTTGAAAGAATTTTTTTTGTAAATCCTTAGATAAGGATTCAGAAAATACCGGATCTCCCTCTACACAAGCAAATTGTTGATAAAACTCCAAAATAGCATTTTCTTTTGACCCTATTTGTTTTTTATCATTCAGAAAAGACAAAAATAGTTCAGGATAGCAAACATTCTCTAGAATTTCTCTTATATTCAACCCCATAGCTGATAATAGAACTAGAATAGATAGTTTTTGTTGCCTACTCACACGAACTCATATCCTTGTTTTTCTATCAATCTCTAATTCTAATCTTCCTCCCCAATCTGATATTATGGTGCCGGTATAGACGGAAATTCCATTATCGTTCAATTCTGACTGGTAATAAATACCGGGACTATACCATTTGATCCCTATATCAGCCAAAAATTGTACTAAAATACATCATACAGGGATTTTACCACGAATCCATTGATTCAATATGATTTATTATATTACTACCCCTTTACCACTTTATTCGTACATAGAGTCGGGGGAGAATGGAATTTGGTTTTTTTATTTTACAAATGGGCATGCTGGATCATATATCTATCCATATATCGGGATAGATAGATTGACCATCACACCCGAGATCTTTGATAGTGGCGGTATCCACTCATATGGCCATGTTCTATTAGgaggaataaaataaaattgtcttTCGGAGAGATGGCTGAGTGGTTGAAAGCCCCGGTCTTGAAAACCGGTATAGTTTACTATCGAGGGTTCGAATCCCTCTCTCTCCATTTTTGCTTGTTAAATAAATTTGTTTCTTTATTGGATTGGTTTTGACCGGATGGTTTCATTATCATAAAGAAAGGGGAGTGGCTCGGCTAGGAGAGACATAATTGACTGCATTGATCTCGGTAGCTATGCCACCCACGGAATTTAAAGAACCTAAAGGAGCATGGGTCATATATTCTGCGGAACGACGTTCTTGCCAAGGTTGTATGTCTTTTTTCAGCCGACTTAAGTCCAACCCATTTGGACCCCTTAGGGGTTCTAACCAAGGAGCACGCAGATCCCAAAAACGCATAGTTTCTCCTCCAAAAATGACTTCTCCAGTCAGGGAACGCATTAAATATTTACCTAAACCGGTAGGACCTTGAGCAGATCCAACGTTAGCTCCAAGACGTTGGTCTCTAACTAGAAAAGTAAATGCTTGAGCTTGAGAAGCTTCTGGTCCAGTGGGTCCGTAAAACTCACTAGGATAAGCGGTATTATTGAACCAAACAAAACAACAAGCAATGAAACCAAAGACAGATATAGTCGCTAAACTATAAGATAAGTAAGCCTCTCCAGACCATACAAGTGCTCGTCGAGCCCATGCGAAGGGTTTGGTT
The genomic region above belongs to Lactuca sativa cultivar Salinas chromosome 4, Lsat_Salinas_v11, whole genome shotgun sequence and contains:
- the LOC128133275 gene encoding photosystem II CP43 reaction center protein-like; translation: MTTILGIHLILLGIGAFLLVFKALYFGGVYDTWAPGGGDVRKITNLTLSPSIIFGYLLKSPFGGEGWLVSVDDLEDIIGGHVWLGSICILGGIWHILTKPFAWARRALVWSGEAYLSYSLATISVFGFIACCFVWFNNTAYPSEFYGPTGPEASQAQAFTFLVRDQRLGANVGSAQGPTGLGKYLMRSLTGEVIFGGETMRFWDLRAPWLEPLRGPNGLDLSRLKKDIQPWQERRSAEYMTHAPLGSLNSVGGIATEINAVNYVSPSRATPLSL